Proteins from a genomic interval of Paenibacillus sp. FSL H8-0048:
- a CDS encoding S-layer homology domain-containing protein, translating to MSNHPFVKKVWSGILAMTVLLPTLTPALSPLPTAFGEAAETSGVVKVEDFEQVSLADLTFDSARIHSGSLALETNPKYVHSGAKSLRIDYDFIGITDNPSQVAVGPAAQLPLTNRTPKRIGMWVYANQEGHGLTSKFYVSSTGKSKTYEIRSEETGIDWSGWKYVEAEIGSDLTMPGTLAFYFQMKERQMNKKNKGSIWIDDIRLIYDEPSNEDMDVPVLTPAAPAPDQILSAPVSDLILSAEDAKSGIDPDSIRLTVDGQAAAPSTYTYDLNLKQIIYHPELPLAGGYHQVLAEVKDRAGNPAAAEYAFQIEHGARFTLEAPEEAVSNETYRLKLKATDVGEAKSFHARIKFDPETLQANVINAHSGLSQVQTTIDNTGGYVDVSAEGLQGDQADALSSIDFEVNRSAKMERGETAKQMAMVEGSFGYGSGTPVRSFASPLSYKIGFPYKISIKGSGLHTQSIISVTSRAGAPVEGAGIDFTDTSGPQTYVRVTADGSKVYAKADSSSAVLLNVEKNARMFATAGSASGFIKVYLPDGSKAGYISSADVEQSDLTTGIGLTDANGEIHTSLTNLAIGTWSVQAVKDGGTSESMSMNVVAPLGGADPQYVQTFVTEDMKTMMSVGWQSAPSVEEAYIQYMKDSDGVDSDLTNAPAKATVQRALSDVEVIPEVAGGPIGEIKFHNAVVTGLEPGMGYRYRVGYEGHWSNWSYYKTVEAAPDKPVSFVFVTDSHTKGDNGLETYQQLIQNAFTNYPGTQFVMHGGDMVDDGAVLKEWNQFWEASSVYASSIPSAYAMGNHDVKGGGKYIFAKGLGLPVNGPELQREYAYSFDSGEVHFVVLNSEADEVTMGKQAEWLREDLLASNKKWKIVMFHKPAYHTEDGRGNLIEYTQTYFAPILEELKVDLVLEGHDHVYARTYPMSKGKPLPSGEQGTVYLDGGASGWKFYDGSKYEYLDFMFDEDVPVYSAIQVSHDKIVIQARTTQSAELIDNYTIVKKDGRTLTSVAVAPAELKLNVGDKHATVLTATYSDNSTADVTNQAIWTSSDEQAATVDAEGIIHAVGVGEATIQANYSNLPPVKLSVTVQSEGTLPKLLKLTAEPGTHTLQVGKQAASVITAVYDNGVSTVVTDQVRWTTSDPGVASVSDKGIITGVAAGDGVTITASFGGLTVAISIVVEGGKVPVVTPTPTPSPTPQTGVTPATTPTPKPAVTPTVTPSAKATTTPAPTPAITAGPVKPTLTRPVLKDSLDLDKLKSIVAKGQTAAIVSFQDVPSTLWSASFIERAAQMGLITAYVDGSFHPEAKVTRAEFAVMLTKAFGLTGSQGTGFSDTQGHWASMALAALRQHGVIQGYADGSFHPKQEITRAEAVTMLARLTSYVPGTPALFSDLPASWAAEPINAFANAGIVSGKGNGAFKPKESASRAEAIVMIIRLMDKLVEAGEE from the coding sequence GTGAGTAATCATCCATTTGTAAAGAAAGTATGGAGCGGGATCTTGGCTATGACGGTTCTGCTTCCCACCCTTACCCCTGCTCTATCTCCGCTACCGACTGCTTTTGGGGAGGCGGCGGAGACCAGCGGGGTCGTAAAGGTTGAGGATTTTGAACAGGTGAGCTTAGCGGACCTAACCTTTGACAGTGCCCGCATTCATAGCGGCAGTCTGGCGCTGGAGACCAATCCGAAATATGTACATAGCGGAGCGAAGTCCCTGCGGATTGATTATGACTTCATAGGCATAACCGATAACCCGTCCCAGGTTGCCGTTGGTCCGGCGGCTCAGCTACCATTGACGAACCGGACCCCAAAAAGAATCGGGATGTGGGTATACGCCAATCAGGAGGGTCATGGTCTGACCTCCAAGTTCTACGTGTCTTCTACCGGCAAATCCAAAACGTATGAAATCAGGAGTGAAGAGACCGGGATAGACTGGAGCGGCTGGAAGTATGTTGAGGCTGAGATAGGGTCAGATCTGACTATGCCGGGTACTCTGGCCTTCTACTTCCAGATGAAAGAAAGACAAATGAACAAAAAGAATAAAGGCTCGATTTGGATTGATGATATCAGGCTGATTTATGATGAGCCCAGTAATGAGGATATGGATGTGCCAGTGTTGACTCCGGCGGCACCGGCTCCTGATCAAATCTTGAGCGCTCCCGTCTCTGACCTTATTCTGTCAGCAGAGGATGCTAAGTCAGGCATTGATCCGGATTCCATCCGGTTAACGGTGGATGGTCAGGCTGCGGCACCGTCAACGTATACCTATGATCTGAATCTTAAGCAGATTATCTATCACCCGGAGCTTCCGCTGGCCGGAGGCTATCATCAAGTGCTGGCAGAAGTGAAGGATAGAGCCGGCAATCCGGCAGCGGCCGAATATGCTTTTCAGATCGAGCATGGGGCCAGATTTACCTTGGAAGCCCCGGAGGAGGCTGTCAGTAATGAGACCTACCGGCTGAAGCTGAAGGCGACGGACGTAGGCGAAGCCAAGAGCTTCCATGCCAGAATCAAGTTCGATCCAGAGACATTGCAGGCCAATGTAATTAATGCACACTCCGGCTTGAGTCAGGTGCAGACAACTATCGATAATACAGGCGGCTACGTTGATGTCAGTGCAGAGGGACTGCAAGGGGATCAGGCTGACGCGCTGTCAAGTATTGATTTTGAAGTGAACCGGTCTGCGAAAATGGAGCGCGGCGAGACGGCTAAGCAGATGGCCATGGTAGAGGGCAGTTTCGGATATGGAAGCGGGACGCCAGTTCGTTCCTTCGCCTCTCCGTTAAGTTATAAGATCGGGTTTCCTTACAAGATCAGCATCAAGGGATCAGGCCTGCATACTCAGAGTATCATCTCGGTTACCTCCCGCGCAGGAGCGCCGGTGGAAGGAGCCGGGATTGATTTTACCGATACCAGCGGTCCTCAGACTTATGTGCGTGTAACCGCCGATGGGTCCAAAGTATATGCCAAAGCCGATTCATCGTCCGCAGTGCTGCTTAATGTTGAGAAAAACGCGCGGATGTTCGCCACAGCAGGCAGTGCCTCCGGATTCATCAAGGTGTATCTGCCGGATGGCAGTAAGGCGGGGTACATCTCATCCGCTGATGTGGAGCAGAGTGATCTTACCACAGGAATAGGCTTGACGGACGCCAATGGAGAGATCCATACGTCCCTGACGAACCTAGCCATTGGCACTTGGAGCGTGCAGGCTGTCAAGGATGGCGGGACCAGCGAGAGTATGAGCATGAATGTTGTAGCTCCGCTCGGCGGGGCAGATCCGCAATATGTGCAGACCTTTGTTACCGAAGATATGAAGACAATGATGAGTGTCGGGTGGCAGAGCGCGCCAAGTGTGGAGGAAGCTTACATCCAGTATATGAAAGATAGTGATGGGGTAGACAGCGACCTGACGAATGCTCCTGCAAAAGCAACCGTGCAGCGTGCTCTCTCTGATGTGGAGGTCATTCCTGAGGTGGCAGGCGGACCTATAGGGGAAATTAAGTTTCACAACGCAGTGGTCACGGGTCTTGAGCCCGGTATGGGCTATCGTTACAGAGTCGGCTACGAAGGCCATTGGAGCAATTGGTCCTATTATAAGACGGTGGAGGCTGCGCCGGACAAACCTGTTTCTTTTGTATTTGTAACCGATTCGCATACCAAAGGGGACAACGGGCTGGAGACCTATCAGCAATTGATCCAGAATGCGTTCACTAATTATCCGGGTACCCAGTTCGTTATGCATGGCGGTGATATGGTCGATGACGGGGCGGTTTTGAAGGAGTGGAACCAGTTCTGGGAAGCCTCGTCGGTCTACGCCTCCTCGATTCCTTCAGCGTATGCCATGGGGAATCATGATGTAAAAGGGGGAGGGAAGTACATTTTCGCCAAAGGCTTGGGGCTTCCTGTTAACGGACCTGAGCTCCAGAGGGAGTATGCCTATTCGTTCGATTCAGGAGAGGTGCATTTCGTGGTGCTGAACTCTGAAGCAGACGAAGTCACGATGGGCAAGCAAGCGGAGTGGCTACGGGAGGACCTTCTAGCAAGTAATAAAAAATGGAAAATTGTCATGTTCCACAAACCTGCCTATCATACCGAAGATGGACGCGGCAATCTGATCGAATACACACAGACTTATTTTGCCCCCATTCTCGAAGAATTGAAGGTCGATCTGGTGCTGGAAGGCCATGACCATGTATATGCGCGGACCTATCCGATGAGCAAAGGCAAGCCACTGCCAAGCGGAGAGCAAGGAACGGTCTATCTGGACGGCGGGGCGTCCGGCTGGAAGTTCTATGATGGAAGCAAATACGAGTATCTTGATTTCATGTTTGACGAGGATGTTCCGGTCTATTCTGCCATTCAGGTGAGCCATGATAAGATCGTAATCCAAGCCCGCACTACGCAAAGCGCAGAATTAATTGATAACTATACGATTGTGAAAAAGGATGGGCGGACGCTAACTTCGGTGGCCGTAGCCCCGGCCGAATTGAAGCTGAATGTGGGTGATAAGCACGCGACGGTGCTTACAGCTACCTATAGCGATAACTCCACTGCCGATGTGACGAATCAAGCCATATGGACATCTTCTGATGAGCAGGCAGCTACAGTAGACGCGGAGGGTATCATTCATGCCGTTGGAGTGGGCGAGGCGACCATTCAGGCGAATTACAGTAATCTGCCGCCGGTGAAGCTGTCGGTAACTGTGCAGTCAGAAGGTACGCTGCCTAAGCTGCTGAAGCTGACCGCCGAGCCTGGCACACACACCTTGCAGGTGGGCAAACAAGCGGCTTCCGTGATTACGGCGGTATATGACAATGGAGTAAGTACAGTGGTTACAGATCAGGTCCGTTGGACGACCTCAGATCCTGGGGTCGCCTCGGTATCGGATAAGGGGATCATTACAGGGGTTGCAGCTGGGGATGGGGTAACCATTACAGCTTCCTTCGGCGGCTTAACCGTTGCCATTTCCATCGTGGTTGAGGGAGGAAAGGTACCGGTAGTAACGCCGACACCGACACCATCGCCAACTCCACAAACGGGAGTAACACCGGCAACAACGCCAACACCAAAGCCGGCTGTAACACCGACAGTAACACCGTCAGCCAAAGCAACGACTACACCGGCACCAACACCAGCAATAACTGCCGGTCCCGTGAAGCCAACCCTAACCAGACCTGTGCTGAAAGACAGCTTGGACTTAGATAAACTTAAATCTATAGTTGCAAAAGGCCAGACAGCGGCTATTGTTTCATTCCAGGATGTGCCTTCCACGCTGTGGAGTGCATCGTTCATTGAACGTGCAGCCCAGATGGGGTTGATAACGGCTTACGTGGACGGTTCATTCCATCCTGAAGCCAAAGTAACACGCGCTGAGTTTGCTGTAATGCTCACAAAAGCTTTTGGACTGACCGGCTCACAGGGAACCGGATTTTCCGATACGCAGGGACATTGGGCTTCTATGGCACTTGCAGCGCTTAGGCAGCATGGGGTGATTCAGGGCTACGCGGATGGTTCCTTCCACCCCAAGCAGGAGATCACCCGCGCGGAAGCTGTGACTATGCTGGCACGTCTTACGAGCTATGTTCCCGGCACGCCGGCGTTATTCTCTGACCTCCCGGCAAGCTGGGCGGCAGAGCCAATTAATGCCTTCGCTAATGCGGGGATTGTCTCCGGGAAAGGCAACGGCGCCTTTAAACCGAAGGAATCTGCCTCCCGCGCTGAAGCCATAGTGATGATCATCCGGCTCATGGATAAGCTTGTTGAAGCGGGTGAGGAGTAG
- a CDS encoding 3-oxoacid CoA-transferase subunit B, which yields MNNREFIVRRIAQEFKDGDVVNLGIGMPTLAVDYIPDHVQIMLQAENGILGVGPKAAKSEENIDCIDSGGSFVTTMAGACYFDSAVSFSIIRGGHVDITVLGALEVDEQGNLASWMIPGKKVPGMGGAMDLVVGAKRVIIAMDHVSKDGQPKIVKACKLPLTAVHVVNTIVTEMAVIEVIPGQGLMLMEIAPGLTVEDVQQATGAELWISPDLKAIAVAV from the coding sequence ATGAATAACCGGGAATTTATTGTGAGAAGAATCGCCCAGGAGTTCAAAGACGGTGATGTAGTGAATCTCGGGATCGGTATGCCGACCCTGGCTGTAGACTATATTCCTGATCATGTCCAGATTATGCTACAGGCCGAGAACGGAATACTCGGAGTAGGCCCCAAGGCGGCGAAGTCAGAGGAAAACATCGACTGTATCGATTCTGGCGGGAGCTTTGTGACCACGATGGCCGGAGCCTGCTATTTTGACAGTGCGGTCTCCTTCTCAATCATCCGTGGCGGGCATGTGGACATCACCGTGCTGGGTGCGCTTGAGGTTGACGAGCAGGGCAATCTGGCCAGCTGGATGATTCCGGGGAAAAAGGTGCCGGGCATGGGCGGGGCGATGGATCTGGTCGTCGGGGCCAAGCGGGTCATTATCGCCATGGATCATGTGAGCAAGGACGGGCAGCCGAAAATAGTCAAAGCCTGCAAGCTGCCCCTGACGGCGGTACATGTCGTAAATACGATTGTAACTGAAATGGCGGTCATCGAGGTGATTCCGGGCCAAGGGCTGATGCTGATGGAAATCGCACCGGGTCTGACGGTAGAAGACGTTCAGCAGGCAACCGGGGCAGAGCTATGGATCTCCCCAGACCTGAAGGCGATTGCTGTCGCTGTCTAA
- a CDS encoding CoA transferase subunit A yields MINKLISAEDAVKRVKDGGTVMVGGFLAGGHPEELVHALVETHSAGNLSLISNDTGTPELSIYKLVKSGRVKRIYASYIGSNPETGRLLMTKEAEVNLYPQGTLAEKIRAGGAGLGGVLTPVGVGTIVEEGKRKLDIDGKEYLLELPLHANVALIRAHKADEAGNLVIDGSSRNFNFVMAMAADYVIAEVDTYVKLGEIDPNHVNVPGILIDAIVKVANTHE; encoded by the coding sequence ATGATAAACAAATTAATCTCCGCCGAAGATGCCGTGAAGAGGGTGAAGGATGGAGGCACCGTGATGGTCGGCGGTTTTCTGGCTGGAGGCCATCCCGAAGAGCTGGTGCATGCGCTTGTCGAGACTCATTCTGCGGGTAATCTCTCGCTCATCTCCAATGATACAGGCACCCCGGAATTATCAATCTATAAGCTGGTCAAAAGCGGCCGGGTTAAGCGCATCTATGCCTCCTACATCGGCTCCAATCCAGAGACCGGAAGACTGCTGATGACCAAGGAAGCGGAGGTGAATCTCTATCCGCAGGGCACGTTAGCTGAGAAAATCCGTGCCGGGGGAGCGGGGCTGGGCGGTGTGTTAACTCCTGTAGGAGTAGGAACGATTGTAGAGGAAGGCAAAAGGAAGCTTGATATCGACGGAAAGGAATATCTGCTGGAGCTGCCTCTCCATGCAAATGTGGCGCTGATCCGGGCCCATAAAGCGGACGAGGCGGGGAATCTGGTGATCGACGGCTCTTCCCGGAACTTTAATTTCGTCATGGCGATGGCGGCGGATTATGTAATCGCAGAGGTAGATACTTATGTGAAGCTCGGGGAAATTGATCCCAATCATGTCAACGTCCCCGGGATTTTGATTGATGCTATTGTAAAGGTGGCGAATACGCATGAATAA
- a CDS encoding acetoacetate decarboxylase: MNAKEVLALQSMPAASPGYGRPPYRFIDREFMVITYESDPAAVRQAVPEPLQPDGSNTVSYEWIKMPDSSGLGSYEESGIVIPCTFQGEPCNFVAQMYLDNAPAILGGREIWGFPKKWASPRLTVAGTETLTGTLHYNDVLVAVGTMPYKHAVMDAEDTARAISTTQVNLKLIPDVDGTPKIAQLVAYTLEDVHVKGAWTGPARLSLIPHVNAPVADLPMKAYHGGKHFIADLTLPYGQVIHDYLQ; encoded by the coding sequence ATGAATGCAAAAGAGGTGCTTGCGCTGCAATCCATGCCTGCAGCCAGTCCGGGTTACGGGCGTCCGCCTTACCGCTTCATTGACCGTGAATTTATGGTTATCACTTATGAATCCGACCCTGCGGCGGTCAGACAAGCGGTCCCGGAACCCTTGCAGCCGGATGGAAGTAACACCGTGTCATATGAATGGATCAAAATGCCTGATTCGTCGGGTCTGGGAAGCTATGAGGAGAGCGGGATTGTGATTCCGTGTACTTTTCAGGGGGAGCCGTGCAATTTTGTAGCTCAGATGTATCTGGATAATGCGCCTGCCATTCTGGGAGGACGGGAAATCTGGGGTTTCCCCAAAAAGTGGGCCTCTCCCCGCCTGACCGTTGCAGGCACAGAGACGCTGACCGGCACGCTGCATTATAACGATGTTCTGGTGGCCGTGGGAACCATGCCTTACAAGCATGCTGTGATGGATGCAGAGGATACAGCCAGAGCTATCTCTACGACCCAAGTGAATCTAAAACTGATCCCCGATGTGGATGGGACCCCTAAGATTGCGCAGCTGGTTGCTTACACTCTTGAAGATGTTCATGTAAAAGGCGCTTGGACCGGGCCGGCCCGATTAAGCCTGATCCCCCATGTGAATGCCCCTGTGGCCGATTTGCCGATGAAGGCGTATCACGGGGGAAAGCATTTTATTGCCGATCTAACGCTGCCCTATGGCCAAGTCATTCATGATTATCTCCAGTAA
- a CDS encoding acetyl-CoA C-acetyltransferase, which translates to MNRVALVSPLRTAVGSFNNGLSTLGATELGAKVMTACLQQSHVEPALVEQIYLGNVLQAGEGQNPARQAALQAGIPIEVPATTINTVCGSGLHTVALAYNSIRAEQGSVLLAGGMESMSNAPYVLKNARNGYKLGNSELIDTVVADGLTCPINNYHMGITAENIAGKYHISRLEQDEFAYDSQIKAAEAKRNQAFAEQIVPVMTKIKKETVWFAEDEHVRGEVSKEKLAQLKPAFKENGSVTAGNASGINDGAAAVLVMSEDKCKELEVEPFAYIKGYSLVGVDPAYMGMGPVRAIKSLLKNQGIPLEAIDLFEINEAFAAQAIAVLHELELNPEKVNVNGGAIAIGHPVGASGARVLVTLVHEMVRSSKHYGIASLCIGTGMGIAMLVENARY; encoded by the coding sequence GTGAACAGAGTTGCATTAGTAAGTCCCTTACGGACAGCAGTTGGTTCATTTAACAACGGACTTTCAACACTTGGTGCTACAGAATTAGGAGCAAAGGTGATGACAGCCTGCCTTCAGCAAAGCCATGTGGAGCCTGCGTTAGTGGAGCAGATTTATCTTGGCAATGTTCTGCAGGCGGGCGAGGGTCAGAATCCTGCCAGACAGGCGGCGCTGCAAGCCGGTATCCCGATTGAAGTGCCTGCAACAACGATCAACACCGTTTGCGGTTCAGGGCTTCATACCGTTGCTTTGGCTTACAATTCTATTCGGGCTGAACAAGGGAGTGTTCTCCTGGCCGGGGGGATGGAGAGTATGTCTAACGCCCCTTATGTGCTGAAAAATGCAAGAAACGGTTACAAGCTTGGGAATAGCGAGCTGATAGATACCGTGGTGGCTGATGGCCTGACCTGTCCGATCAATAACTATCATATGGGCATTACTGCCGAGAACATTGCCGGGAAATATCATATTTCACGACTGGAGCAGGATGAGTTTGCCTATGACAGCCAGATCAAGGCCGCCGAAGCTAAACGGAATCAGGCTTTTGCAGAGCAGATTGTGCCCGTGATGACCAAAATCAAAAAGGAGACAGTCTGGTTCGCGGAGGACGAGCATGTAAGAGGAGAGGTCAGTAAAGAGAAGCTTGCTCAGCTAAAGCCTGCTTTTAAGGAAAACGGGTCGGTTACTGCCGGAAATGCCTCGGGGATCAATGATGGAGCGGCGGCTGTGCTGGTCATGTCGGAAGATAAATGCAAGGAGCTTGAGGTTGAGCCTTTTGCCTATATTAAGGGCTATTCACTGGTGGGCGTAGATCCTGCTTACATGGGAATGGGGCCGGTAAGAGCCATTAAGTCGCTGCTTAAGAACCAGGGCATTCCTCTTGAGGCCATCGATTTGTTCGAGATTAATGAAGCCTTTGCGGCACAGGCCATAGCGGTACTGCACGAGCTTGAGCTTAATCCGGAGAAGGTGAATGTCAACGGCGGTGCGATTGCGATTGGACATCCAGTGGGGGCCAGCGGAGCCAGGGTACTCGTTACGCTTGTCCATGAAATGGTCCGAAGCTCTAAGCATTACGGTATAGCCAGCTTGTGCATCGGAACGGGGATGGGCATTGCCATGCTGGTTGAGAACGCACGCTATTAA
- a CDS encoding Rpn family recombination-promoting nuclease/putative transposase, with translation MPLPHDEAFKKLLETFFQEFIELFFPELDAMLDYSETRFLMQELLVDIVGEEARELDLLLEIRYKGLDGYILIHLEPQSYRDSRFHERMFIYFSRLFERYRKEHKLIIPIAIFTSDEIREEQDTLEMVIPEHHILRFQFLKVELRKQNWRRFIDSDNAVAAALLAKMGYTTREARDVRREFLRMFMKLRARLDQGRLALVMSVADLYFQPDRAQDEEIIQELMIQYPEEGEAIMELMPAWKRWGYEEGIAEGIEKGQAEIIRKLLLHGLTPEEVSEAVELPVEKIKKLM, from the coding sequence ATCCCCTTACCGCATGATGAAGCATTTAAGAAGCTGCTGGAGACGTTTTTTCAGGAATTTATTGAGTTGTTTTTTCCTGAGCTTGATGCAATGCTGGACTATAGTGAAACCCGGTTTCTGATGCAGGAATTGCTAGTGGATATTGTTGGCGAGGAAGCGCGGGAGCTGGATCTGCTGCTGGAGATCCGCTACAAAGGGCTGGACGGTTATATTCTCATTCACCTGGAGCCGCAGTCGTATCGGGATTCACGGTTTCATGAACGAATGTTTATTTACTTCAGCCGACTATTTGAGCGCTACCGTAAAGAGCATAAGCTGATTATACCGATTGCGATTTTTACTTCAGATGAGATCAGGGAAGAGCAGGATACCTTGGAGATGGTTATTCCTGAACATCATATCCTGCGCTTTCAGTTTCTCAAGGTGGAATTGCGTAAGCAGAACTGGCGAAGATTTATTGATTCGGACAATGCAGTGGCTGCTGCGTTACTGGCCAAGATGGGGTATACTACAAGAGAAGCGAGAGATGTGCGCCGGGAATTTCTGCGCATGTTCATGAAGCTGAGAGCGCGGCTCGATCAGGGTCGGCTGGCGCTTGTGATGTCAGTGGCAGATTTATATTTCCAGCCGGACCGGGCGCAGGATGAAGAGATTATACAAGAATTGATGATACAATACCCGGAGGAGGGTGAAGCGATTATGGAACTCATGCCAGCCTGGAAGCGTTGGGGATATGAAGAGGGTATAGCTGAAGGAATAGAAAAGGGCCAAGCCGAGATTATTCGTAAATTACTGCTTCACGGACTCACTCCGGAAGAGGTCTCCGAAGCGGTGGAGTTACCGGTGGAGAAGATTAAAAAGCTGATGTAA
- a CDS encoding manganese catalase family protein — protein sequence MWIYEKKLQYPVRVGKCDVRMARYLMEQYGGADGELAAALRYMNQRYAIPDKVIGVLTDISTEEFAHLEMIATMIYKLTKDASVQELEAAGLGPNYAQRDHALFYQNSAGVPWTASYIQAKGDPIADLYEDIAAEEKARATYQWLIDMTDDVDLQDSLKFLREREIIHAIRFKESVQILIEEKDKKRVF from the coding sequence ATGTGGATCTATGAGAAAAAGCTGCAATACCCGGTGCGTGTCGGCAAATGCGATGTGCGGATGGCCCGGTATCTGATGGAGCAATACGGCGGTGCGGACGGCGAGCTGGCTGCGGCGCTGCGCTATATGAACCAGCGGTATGCTATACCTGATAAGGTAATTGGTGTATTAACGGATATTTCTACTGAGGAATTTGCCCATCTCGAAATGATTGCCACCATGATCTACAAGCTGACCAAGGACGCCTCGGTACAGGAGCTGGAAGCCGCAGGCTTAGGGCCGAACTATGCACAGCGGGATCATGCCTTGTTCTACCAGAACTCGGCCGGTGTGCCCTGGACAGCATCCTATATCCAAGCCAAGGGCGATCCAATCGCGGATTTGTACGAGGACATCGCCGCAGAGGAGAAGGCCCGGGCTACATACCAGTGGCTGATTGACATGACCGACGATGTGGATCTGCAGGACAGCCTCAAGTTCCTGCGCGAGCGGGAGATCATTCATGCGATCCGGTTCAAGGAATCGGTGCAGATTTTGATTGAGGAGAAGGATAAGAAGCGGGTGTTCTGA
- a CDS encoding spore coat protein CotJB: MEANPCEPRYYEMLEQLQVLDFALVELNLFLDTHPEDVKAIEQFNQLTYERTKLANQFQELYGPLQNFGRAYSKAPWQWSESPWPWQV, encoded by the coding sequence ATGGAAGCTAATCCTTGCGAGCCCCGTTATTACGAGATGCTGGAGCAGCTGCAGGTCCTTGATTTTGCACTCGTAGAGCTGAATCTGTTCCTGGACACTCATCCGGAGGATGTGAAGGCGATCGAGCAGTTCAATCAGCTGACATATGAGCGCACCAAGCTGGCGAACCAGTTCCAGGAGCTATACGGACCTCTGCAGAATTTCGGCCGCGCCTATTCCAAGGCTCCATGGCAATGGAGCGAGAGTCCCTGGCCTTGGCAAGTCTAA
- a CDS encoding spore coat associated protein CotJA, with amino-acid sequence MNSQDRVWTPYRGPFDPCPPVPFKTYVVPPNQFVTFQPPNLPQFSLPEALKHGTLWPSLYSPYESKFKGGK; translated from the coding sequence TTGAACTCCCAGGATCGCGTATGGACACCGTACAGGGGACCGTTTGATCCTTGTCCGCCGGTGCCGTTCAAGACGTATGTTGTGCCGCCGAACCAATTCGTCACGTTTCAGCCCCCGAATCTGCCGCAGTTCTCCCTGCCGGAGGCGCTCAAACATGGAACGTTATGGCCATCGCTTTACAGCCCTTATGAGTCCAAGTTCAAAGGAGGGAAGTAG